The DNA sequence GCAGCAACATGTGTGGACAATTAACTCAAAATTGACGGGTATGGGGTAAATTTTAGTAGTGATGCATATGGTAATAGTTTTTTGACCGCTCACCTGATACTTGTGCCTGTACATCTTAACAGCAGCAGCATGAGCAAGAAGCTGGTTATGAGACACCAAATATGGCTCGATCCCAGAATCACCGCCCGTGCAATTCATCATTTGCCACTTGGAGCACCGACCAGGTGCGGTCACTCCAAGTCCATAGCCTAATACGCTATAACTGAATGGCTCGTTTAGTGTTATCCAATGCTTCACTCTATCGCCAAACTCCTTGAAGCACACACGCACGTAATCTTGGAAGTCCTCCCTGATTTCAAATATTAAATTAACCCAATTACTTGTACTTCCGAAAGATTTATCGAACTATGTGCAATAGTGGTATCATGTAACATGTTGACTTAGGTATCATTTGAAACCAATCGATTGCTTTCGTCTTGCAATAATTGTGTTTTTTGTTGAacacaatgaaaaaaagaaaactgattACATAATAATATCACGTTAATGCATTGCGTGACATAGATATAATCCGATCGAATTTGAGTGACTCACACGATGCGAGAACTCAAGAAACCGCCATACTCGTCTTCTAAGGTTTGGGGAAGGTCCCAATGGAACAAGGTCACAAAGGGTCGAATACCTACATTAATGTATCATAAGTCAATTACCATAAGATCAAATGGGTGTGTGAAATTAACTTGAAAAATAGTCTTTGGCGATCAAGCAAATACCTTGTGCTAGTAGCTCATTAATAAGATTGTTGTAGTACTTGATACCTTCCATGTTCACACCCCCACTCAGCTTTCCTTCTGAAAGTTGCCCCAGCGACAATTTGGTCTTAGTAACTTGGGAAACAAATGATGATGTAATCCAAACAATCTAGATGGTTATTGCATTTTacaacaaatttcaaattgaaattgatttacACCATGAAGGGAGCCAATTgaacagaaagaaaaattgaagggAACATTTATAATTTAATCAAGTTTACTTGGTAAAATTCTAGACCAGGAGATGGAGAATCTGTAAGCATCTAAGCCCATTTCCTTCATGATTCCAACGTCTTCCTGCACCACACTATTTTGTACAATTAATAAATTACAATGAATAGCCCTTCCCCTTAATAACCCGGTTCTGTTCTTACAGTCGATGTGATgtgacaagaaaaaagaaaaggcaatttTTCTTACAAGTCACCgttattttttaaatagaatTGAATCGCAAAAGAGAGTGGACCTTGTATCGGTGGTAAGAGTCAACTGCAACATCTCCATTGCTTCCATCATCTATTCTGCCTGCCATTTTTGACCAAATATTACAGATTGGATAAAAAGAGAGAATGCGATGTGcataatttttgttaatttataaaaaaaattagatcttttaatttttatgttatttataaaattccatgtcaaaatgataaattaagaaaaaaatccacataGGACGATTTCCCAAAAATAGCGctcaaatgatcgattttaCTTCGATGTGATACTTAAACGagtaaaaaaagatttatgcaaCTCAAGTGAACATCACACGAAAGTTATCACACTCATGCTATTATTGTCCCAAACTTAACATGGAAAAAAGTTTTAGTTCAGTAATCCTTAAATAtagtaaataaatttaaagGGTTACTAATagagacaaataaaagttgataagtcaattgaaaagttgataTATTGAAGAAAATAATTAGATGTTGGTACTCCGAAACTACTTAGTAACTTAGTCCAACAAAAGTTAGCAAGTCGATATAATCTCAGTCGGTATAAGAGATTCATATAAGAAAACATAAGTAAACAAGCGCTCAACAGTTAGGGCTGTTTTTCCAATGATTCCTGAAAACATGCAAAGAGCGGATAAGGCGCATCTGATCTTTCTTCTTCAATGCCGGGTATTCCACTAGCTTATATACTCGCTAACACTAGATGTTTTATGCAATGAAAGTTTGTAAGTTAATACAATATATTGGTAATTTCCAAACTatcaaagaaaattgatgatttcattaaaaaaaaaatcatggtaGATTACCAACAAgctatttgaaaaataaaaaatcacggTCACCTTtttcacgatttttttttatatttaccaACACTTATTAAAATTAACCAATACTAAAAAGAGAAATTCATATTATTAGGCACGGAATATTATAATTCTGCGCCTAGGGCCTAGTTCTATTTCTTGCATATTTAGACCAATCATGTCAAATTGATTCAAGCTTTGAacagaacagtacttcatctctTGCATTCGAGCCtcctttcttacttttttttttttttgccaaagcaTTCAAACTTGGAAAACAAGATAGGGATCATTGGCAAGGGCTGGGCAATGAATGCAAAGTCTTCGGCATAGTTCTGCTTATAGAGTTGATATGATGACCAATAAAGAAATCCAGCTTCCTGGAACAACACTTTCAAGACAACAACTAACGGATTATACCGGTGACTTTGAGGGATAAAAACAGCAAGAGTATCATAATTTTAGCacggcgctcacttgagtgtcataattttttttttctcgttcacTTAAGGgtcacaaatttaaaaaatcgatcacttaaatgccatcaGCGATTTGCCTCGTCGAAAAATCCGACATAGATGCCGGTTATCCtgcgtggataatttttgtattttttttattttttttaatttcacgtCAAAACggaaaattaagtgaaaaatACACGTAAGACGATTTGTCAGaaatggcactcaaataatcaatTTTACTCTAATGTGGCAGTTaagcaagcaaaaaaaaaaaagttacaccATTCAAGTAAGAGTCGTACGAAAGTTCTAGCACTCCTGCTGTGCTTATCGCACCCCACTTTTCTCcgagaagatgaaaataaagaaaagtggTCCTTTCTATAGTCATTGAGAGAAGCTATCATTATGCACAAAATAAATACCAAGTTTGCAAAACGTCCAAAAAGAATCActataaagaaataaatatagTCTCAtttatcatctctctctctctctccccccacttTGACAATTAATTCATCTGGAAAGAATGGTTCACCTAAGGCTGCTTCCCGCATAGAAACTGAAGAGCGCACGCCCTTCACCTCTCAACTTCCATTCCCAAAATCACACCAAGAAAGATGGGAAGAAATCAACTGAAAATTTCCAGACCATACGAAAGACTCCCAACATTTCAAttcactttcttcttctcctcaagaacgagagagagagggggggaaaaaaacactCTTTGACAATCAGTTCGTGACGATATCAAGGGCTAAACTCGTTTATCATACAAACAATTTCCATAACATGTACAATTAGTTCCATGCGCCATGTCATTCATGTATAAGTTGACTGACTGGACGAGGGTAAcgaatgcagagagagagagagagagagacctgggtATTTGTGAGTGTAAGTGTCCCATATACTTGGCCCTCTACCTCCTTCAGCTGCTGCACCTTCATACTGGACAAGAATCAAAGACCAAACAAGCAAGAGCCTCAGCAAATCACTGCCAAAAGAGAAGGAATTTGCGGTATACATGTAGGAGACTAGACCTGATAAGAGGCAGAGGCAGTGCCAAAGAGGAAACCAGGTGGGAAGCCGCTTCTGTTGAGCAAAGCTGTGTCATGGATGGGTGTTGTCGTCGCTCCACTCTCGCCCGCGGATCCCAACACGACCACCATCAGGCTTGTCAGGAGCATATGCCCTTGAAGACCCATCATGACCATGAGCTTTCTTTTGTTAAAAGCTTTGCTTTGTATCTGTCAATATATAGATTGACGGAGAGAAAGAGATGGGGTCTATGAGGACACGCCAACCCTTTTCCAAACGTCCTCACATAGATTAATTCATGTGTTTAAAAAATCCTCGTTTGTCATTGTCAAAATTATGCTTAATTTCGCAAAAATTGAACGTCCGTTCTacgcacacaaaaaaaaaaaaaaaatttgccgtCTGCAGCCAGCTTAAAGCCTTGATTGAACACTTTTTGTAATGTTTTGGGAATTAGAGGGCCAAAATCTGATGTATTGAGGATCCAATCAAACTGGTGGCGGAGCATCCGGCTTTGTCGATCGATTCAAGTTGAAGAAATCTATATCAATTGTGCAAGAGAATTTATTGGACAAGTTGTCGATCTCATGGTTGCCGCTCGACTACCTAGCTGTTGATTTGCAAATTCATAATCGACCTTGAGAATACTAATCCCTACTTAACAACTGAAGGCTGTTCTAaacgattcttttttttaattttttttttgctatttgtTAATCTTTCAACGTGTCTATTGGTTTGCCCAGGCTGGTGAACGAATATAGAGTCTAATTATAATAACTTGCATTTGTCAAATGTCATTAATCCTA is a window from the Rhodamnia argentea isolate NSW1041297 chromosome 8, ASM2092103v1, whole genome shotgun sequence genome containing:
- the LOC115738230 gene encoding beta-glucosidase 12-like, whose translation is MMGLQGHMLLTSLMVVVLGSAGESGATTTPIHDTALLNRSGFPPGFLFGTASASYQYEGAAAEGGRGPSIWDTYTHKYPGRIDDGSNGDVAVDSYHRYKEDVGIMKEMGLDAYRFSISWSRILPKGKLSGGVNMEGIKYYNNLINELLAQGIRPFVTLFHWDLPQTLEDEYGGFLSSRIVEDFQDYVRVCFKEFGDRVKHWITLNEPFSYSVLGYGLGVTAPGRCSKWQMMNCTGGDSGIEPYLVSHNQLLAHAAAVKMYRHKYQESQKGKIGIALVSYWIVPYSDAKRHKNAASRALDFMLGWHMDPLTHGDYPHSMRSLVGERLPMFSQEQSAMLKGSIDFLGLNYYTANYAADAPHLMSPSILTDARTNLSTERNGVPIGPKAASNWLYVYPKGIRRLLLYVKKKYSDPLIYITENGIDEFNNETLPLEQQLVDNKRIDYYYRHLSYVLRAIKDGVNVKGYFAWSLLDNFEWGNGYTVRFGINYVDYKNGLKRYPKLSATWFKSFLNKP